Proteins encoded within one genomic window of Bemisia tabaci chromosome 2, PGI_BMITA_v3:
- the sstn gene encoding uncharacterized protein sstn isoform X1, with product MECEDKAKIQSEMVASLQSRRKALESKIREKNDELKNLCIQEAELTGVLPPEIPLEPGESPPAFRRRMGTAFVIPENLINKLKSKEEESLANLELECKIQTSIAEAALGLANDGSVSKSVRRKHRLMYQQSQRHLHELEARLNALRQNSRSHPKQRKKPRPPLESENDCVDGNVGPNISDKNDIKNQPYHPALSYTVSDKGPIRHSFPVNNFNRISDPPPTHRHLDYNYSCTPSLQQHYTNDSREKHMKSSVGGHVSRDQGGWTGDTVNNINNYLRMRQNISNINEMDRGYQFRDRFGSLDRRRTSGGGYQHGDNNENFEHSHYSQSNHVINTLGPSSQPYQPNPPQLNSVLLPNQTYPENSLMRTQSLGSVELTKCDPDTRSLKSNSHHSSHAFESLKPDTSSRNSRLYFDNRNYLEANKYQSDTTSLSLKLEPNELYNIGHSKVFLEPEFAKTASSHENLKLEHNSYPARGHHHGHGHHNEHGKYDLRTVVEGTALNSYSQSHHDLHFDIHSLSLDPKESKKFESMKPELPAPHHEPTNHRTDLRPYPPRFPEPPRPAKYSSKPELRPSQYRDREERLTTEVVQAMCADSYHHETVVPVETVTESNPTKYDAEPTEFPEVAVRKIRDKEWYETSLDSRQAPETSQTPPLPPQFSSPPPPPLPPPPPRSVTPNLSHNHPVTTNATQQASSQPVDFDTVVPFESPKNHTVVQAGKWQPYREVTKPFEMADFYKYSTKFRNKSAIPNSTTPGTEPAQTQSHSSSSQLSPQHKGVYKPLKSMTCQLLINNSPRGSDLKLASDGDSPAALSNSSQIQSPPSLANAFSTEMLAWYQDQSSAPQTRSATLV from the exons ATGG aATGTGAGGATAAAGCTAAAATACAAAGTGAAATGGTTGCTAGTCTGCAATCCAGGCGCAAGGCTCTCGAGTCCAAAATTCGCGAAAAGAACGATGAGCTCAAAAATTTGTGCATTCAAGAGGCAGAACTCACTGGTGTCCTTCCTCCTGAAATACCTCTGGAGCCAGGTGAAAGTCCACCGGCATTTCGGAGGCGTATGGGGACAGCCTTTGTCATCCCTGAAAATCTGATCAACAAATTAAAATCCAAAGAG GAAGAGTCGTTAGCCAACTTAGAGCTAGAGTGTAAAATTCAAACTAGCATCGCTGAAGCAGCATTGGGCCTAGCAAATGATGGGAGTGTGAGCAAGTCTGTGAGACGGAAACACAGACTCATGTATCAGCAAAGTCAAAGACATTTGCATGAATTGGAAGCAAGATTAAATGCTCTTCGTCAAAATAGTAGGAGTCATCCAAAGcaaaggaaaaaaccaagacCGCCATTAGAATCTG AAAATGATTGTGTTGATGGCAATGTCGGACCAAATATTTCAGACAAAAATGACATTAAGAATCAACCGTACCATCCTGCTCTGAGTTATACTGTCTCTGACAAAGGTCCTATCAGGCACTCGTTTCCTGTGAACAATTTTAACAGAATTTCAGACCCACCTCCAACCCATAG GCATTTGGATTATAATTATTCATGTACACCATCATTACAGCAGCACTACACCAATGACTCTCGTGAGAAACACATGAAGAGTAGTGTTGGAGGACATGTCAGTAGGGATCAAG GAGGATGGACAGGTGACACAGTAAACAACATTAACAATTATTTAAGAATGCGGCAAAATATTTCTAACATCAATGAGATGGACCGAGGATATCAGTTCAGAGACAG atttGGGAGTCTAGATAGGAGACGTACCAGTGGAGGAGGCTATCAACATGGTGACAACAACGAAAACTTTGAACACAGCCACTACAGTCAATCAAATCATGTCATCAACACTTTGGGTCCTTCAAGTCAGCCGTATCAACCAAATCCGCCTCAACTAAACTCTGTTCTTTTGCCAAACCAGACATACCCTGAAAATAGTTTGATGCGAACCCAATCTCTGGGTAGTGTAGAATTGACTAAGTGTGATCCTGACACTCGATCTCTCAAATCAAATTCGCATCACTCCTCACATGCTTTTGAATCTCTTAAACCTGATACTAGTAGTCGAAACTCGAGGTTATACTTTGATAACCGCAACTATTTAGAAGCGAATAAGTACCAAAGTGATACTACCTCTTTATCTTTGAAATTAGAACCTAATGAATTGTACAACATAGGCCACAGCAAAGTGTTTCTCGAGCCGGAGTTTGCAAAGACTGCAAGTTCCCATGAGAATTTAAAGTTGGAACACAACTCATATCCTGCAAGGGGACACCATCATGGTCACGGTCATCATAATGAACATGGAAAGTATGATCTCAGAACAGTTGTCGAAGGAACAGCACTTAATTCTTACTCACAGTCCCATCATGATCTTCACTTTGACATTCATTCTCTTTCATTAGACCCAAAGGAGTCCAAGAAATTTGAATCGATGAAACCTGAGTTGCCAGCTCCACATCACGAACCCACGAATCATCGGACAGATTTACGACCATACCCGCCGCGCTTTCCAGAGCCGCCAAGACCGGCTAAATATTCCTCAAAACCAGAGCTGCGCCCCTCTCAGTATCGAGATCGTGAAGAGCGGCTGACCACGGAGGTTGTTCAAGCAATGTGTGCCGACTCATATCATCATGAAACTGTTGTCCCTGTTGAAACTGTCACCGAGTCAAATCCAACTAAATATGATGCCGAACCTACTGAATTTCCAGAAGTGGCAGTTCGCAAAATTCGAGATAAAGAGTGGTACGAAACATCACTTGATTCTAGGCAAGCTCCCGAGACGTCTCAAACTCCACCTCTGCCTCCTCAGTTCTCCTCACCACCGCCACCCCCTttgcctcctcctcctcctcgctCGGTGACTCCGAATCTGAGTCATAACCACCCTGTAACCACTAATGCTACACAGCAAGCATCTTCACAACCTGTAGACTTTGACACG GTTGTTCCGTTTGAATCACCCAAAAATCACACTGTTGTCCAAGCTGGAAAGTGGCAGCCGTACAGGGAAGTAACGAAACCATTCGAAATGGCTGACTTCTACAAGTACAGTACAAAATTCCGTAACAAAAGTGCCATACCAAATTCCACGACTCCAGGAACAGAGCCAGCGCAGACTCAGAGCCATTCAAGCAGCTCGCAACTTAGCCCTCAGCATAAAGGAGTGTATAAGCCCTTGAAATCCATGACATGCCAGCTGTTGATAAACAACTCACCCAG
- the sstn gene encoding uncharacterized protein sstn isoform X2, protein MVASLQSRRKALESKIREKNDELKNLCIQEAELTGVLPPEIPLEPGESPPAFRRRMGTAFVIPENLINKLKSKEEESLANLELECKIQTSIAEAALGLANDGSVSKSVRRKHRLMYQQSQRHLHELEARLNALRQNSRSHPKQRKKPRPPLESENDCVDGNVGPNISDKNDIKNQPYHPALSYTVSDKGPIRHSFPVNNFNRISDPPPTHRHLDYNYSCTPSLQQHYTNDSREKHMKSSVGGHVSRDQGGWTGDTVNNINNYLRMRQNISNINEMDRGYQFRDRFGSLDRRRTSGGGYQHGDNNENFEHSHYSQSNHVINTLGPSSQPYQPNPPQLNSVLLPNQTYPENSLMRTQSLGSVELTKCDPDTRSLKSNSHHSSHAFESLKPDTSSRNSRLYFDNRNYLEANKYQSDTTSLSLKLEPNELYNIGHSKVFLEPEFAKTASSHENLKLEHNSYPARGHHHGHGHHNEHGKYDLRTVVEGTALNSYSQSHHDLHFDIHSLSLDPKESKKFESMKPELPAPHHEPTNHRTDLRPYPPRFPEPPRPAKYSSKPELRPSQYRDREERLTTEVVQAMCADSYHHETVVPVETVTESNPTKYDAEPTEFPEVAVRKIRDKEWYETSLDSRQAPETSQTPPLPPQFSSPPPPPLPPPPPRSVTPNLSHNHPVTTNATQQASSQPVDFDTVVPFESPKNHTVVQAGKWQPYREVTKPFEMADFYKYSTKFRNKSAIPNSTTPGTEPAQTQSHSSSSQLSPQHKGVYKPLKSMTCQLLINNSPRGSDLKLASDGDSPAALSNSSQIQSPPSLANAFSTEMLAWYQDQSSAPQTRSATLV, encoded by the exons ATGGTTGCTAGTCTGCAATCCAGGCGCAAGGCTCTCGAGTCCAAAATTCGCGAAAAGAACGATGAGCTCAAAAATTTGTGCATTCAAGAGGCAGAACTCACTGGTGTCCTTCCTCCTGAAATACCTCTGGAGCCAGGTGAAAGTCCACCGGCATTTCGGAGGCGTATGGGGACAGCCTTTGTCATCCCTGAAAATCTGATCAACAAATTAAAATCCAAAGAG GAAGAGTCGTTAGCCAACTTAGAGCTAGAGTGTAAAATTCAAACTAGCATCGCTGAAGCAGCATTGGGCCTAGCAAATGATGGGAGTGTGAGCAAGTCTGTGAGACGGAAACACAGACTCATGTATCAGCAAAGTCAAAGACATTTGCATGAATTGGAAGCAAGATTAAATGCTCTTCGTCAAAATAGTAGGAGTCATCCAAAGcaaaggaaaaaaccaagacCGCCATTAGAATCTG AAAATGATTGTGTTGATGGCAATGTCGGACCAAATATTTCAGACAAAAATGACATTAAGAATCAACCGTACCATCCTGCTCTGAGTTATACTGTCTCTGACAAAGGTCCTATCAGGCACTCGTTTCCTGTGAACAATTTTAACAGAATTTCAGACCCACCTCCAACCCATAG GCATTTGGATTATAATTATTCATGTACACCATCATTACAGCAGCACTACACCAATGACTCTCGTGAGAAACACATGAAGAGTAGTGTTGGAGGACATGTCAGTAGGGATCAAG GAGGATGGACAGGTGACACAGTAAACAACATTAACAATTATTTAAGAATGCGGCAAAATATTTCTAACATCAATGAGATGGACCGAGGATATCAGTTCAGAGACAG atttGGGAGTCTAGATAGGAGACGTACCAGTGGAGGAGGCTATCAACATGGTGACAACAACGAAAACTTTGAACACAGCCACTACAGTCAATCAAATCATGTCATCAACACTTTGGGTCCTTCAAGTCAGCCGTATCAACCAAATCCGCCTCAACTAAACTCTGTTCTTTTGCCAAACCAGACATACCCTGAAAATAGTTTGATGCGAACCCAATCTCTGGGTAGTGTAGAATTGACTAAGTGTGATCCTGACACTCGATCTCTCAAATCAAATTCGCATCACTCCTCACATGCTTTTGAATCTCTTAAACCTGATACTAGTAGTCGAAACTCGAGGTTATACTTTGATAACCGCAACTATTTAGAAGCGAATAAGTACCAAAGTGATACTACCTCTTTATCTTTGAAATTAGAACCTAATGAATTGTACAACATAGGCCACAGCAAAGTGTTTCTCGAGCCGGAGTTTGCAAAGACTGCAAGTTCCCATGAGAATTTAAAGTTGGAACACAACTCATATCCTGCAAGGGGACACCATCATGGTCACGGTCATCATAATGAACATGGAAAGTATGATCTCAGAACAGTTGTCGAAGGAACAGCACTTAATTCTTACTCACAGTCCCATCATGATCTTCACTTTGACATTCATTCTCTTTCATTAGACCCAAAGGAGTCCAAGAAATTTGAATCGATGAAACCTGAGTTGCCAGCTCCACATCACGAACCCACGAATCATCGGACAGATTTACGACCATACCCGCCGCGCTTTCCAGAGCCGCCAAGACCGGCTAAATATTCCTCAAAACCAGAGCTGCGCCCCTCTCAGTATCGAGATCGTGAAGAGCGGCTGACCACGGAGGTTGTTCAAGCAATGTGTGCCGACTCATATCATCATGAAACTGTTGTCCCTGTTGAAACTGTCACCGAGTCAAATCCAACTAAATATGATGCCGAACCTACTGAATTTCCAGAAGTGGCAGTTCGCAAAATTCGAGATAAAGAGTGGTACGAAACATCACTTGATTCTAGGCAAGCTCCCGAGACGTCTCAAACTCCACCTCTGCCTCCTCAGTTCTCCTCACCACCGCCACCCCCTttgcctcctcctcctcctcgctCGGTGACTCCGAATCTGAGTCATAACCACCCTGTAACCACTAATGCTACACAGCAAGCATCTTCACAACCTGTAGACTTTGACACG GTTGTTCCGTTTGAATCACCCAAAAATCACACTGTTGTCCAAGCTGGAAAGTGGCAGCCGTACAGGGAAGTAACGAAACCATTCGAAATGGCTGACTTCTACAAGTACAGTACAAAATTCCGTAACAAAAGTGCCATACCAAATTCCACGACTCCAGGAACAGAGCCAGCGCAGACTCAGAGCCATTCAAGCAGCTCGCAACTTAGCCCTCAGCATAAAGGAGTGTATAAGCCCTTGAAATCCATGACATGCCAGCTGTTGATAAACAACTCACCCAG
- the Rat1 gene encoding 5'-3' exoribonuclease 2 homolog: MGVPAFFRWLSRKYPSVIVHCVEQKGEDGKPVDSSEPNPNDIEFDNLYLDMNGIIHPCTHPEDKPAPKNEDEMMVAIFECIDRLFSIVRPRKLLYMAIDGVAPRAKMNQQRSRRFRASKETAEKIQEIAKIRSELALKGVFLPPEKEKGEHFDSNCITPGTPFMARLSNCLHYYIHSRLNSDPGWKKIKVILSDANVPGEGEHKIMDYIRRQRAQPDHDPNTQHCLCGADADLIMLGLATHEPYFTIIREEFLPNKPRPCEICGQVGHEMKECQGLPNESAIEENKIQLGSETQFIFVRLNILKEYLQKELEMPGLPFPYDFERAVDDWVFMCFFVGNDFLPHLPSLEIREGAIDRLVNLYKKAVYKTGGFVTDSGAVNLDRVQLILTDLGYVEDEIFKNRQQTELRFRERNKMTKRRKKMQEMRSLSYEKVNHFEMVEVSDEEEPPDEVKLWEEGFKDRYYESKFDVDSKNDAFRRNVAAEYVKGLCWVLKYYYQGCASWGWYFPYHYAPFASDFVDIRSVDINFPKDTKPFKPLEQLMGVFPAASSSHVPSPWAKLMSDPDSPIIDFYPIDFKIDLNGKKFAWQGVALLPFVDEGRLHKALEPYYDSLTVEEKMRNVRGDDRLYVGEANAAHSYIKGLYEKSSNFNTESDVLNEGMRGKVLLCDINVKQGASLISPVAGLAVVRRNSVFCARYRDPKYPDSFIFPARKLTGAEDPPKVLKPENFDRSMNWKPQIGMAPARQQAYLGSGGHRMMNFHGPRPSGQYSAVPPPAAAHGSGNYQRKRPYSNWNDGNSRNYEQRPNYGRGNNSSSYRGHQNYYTTPQGAQSSSSSDHRPNSNYGRSFSGNSHQRGFGGPSNDYRGNYGNNTSFNQNQRSTSSHYPGSSDHHTQGRNHNQSSGFQYRPYDPSSGGPRPPGPNAGKRPRHW, encoded by the exons ATGGGAGTTCCAGCATTCTTTCGCTGGCTTAGCAGGAAGTATCCATCTGTCATTGTGCATTGTGTGGAGCAAAAAGGGGAAGATGGGAAACCAGTTGATAGCTCTGAACCCAATCCAAACGATATTGAATTCGACAACCTGTATCTTGACATGAATGGAATCATCCATCCTTGCACTCATCCTGAAGATAAACCAGCACCAAAAAACGAAGATGAAATGATGGTTGCCATTTTCGAATGCATCGATCGCCTCTTTTCCATTGTTCGTCCCCGAAAACTATTATACATGGCCATTGACGGTGTTGCACCTcgagcaaaaatgaaccaacaaAGATCTCGGAGATTCCGAGCATCCAAAGAAACTGctgaaaaaatacaagaaattgcCAAGATCAGATCAGAATTAGCATTAAAGGGGGTATTTTTACCTCCCGAGAAAGaaaaaggtgaacattttgatAGCAACTGTATTACTCCTGGTACACCTTTTATGGCTCGCTTGTCAAATTGCCTTCATTATTATATTCATTCTCGCTTGAATTCAGACCCAGGTTGGAAAAAGATCAAAGTCATTTTGTCAGATGCAAATGTACCAGGGGAAGGAGAACATAAAATAATGGATTACATCCGCAGACAGAGAGCACAACCGGATCATGATCCTAATACTCAGCATTGTCTATGTGGAGCAGACGCCGATCTCATTATGCTTGGTTTAGCCACTCATGAACCTTACTTCACTATCATTAGGGAAGAGTTTCTCCCAAACAAGCCTAGACCATGTGAAATTTGTGGTCAAGTAGGTCATGAAATGAAAGAATGTCAAGGTCTTCCCAATGAGTCAGCtattgaagaaaacaaaattcagCTAGGATCAGAGACGCAATTTATTTTTGTCCGTCTTAACATCTTGAAGGAATATCTTCAAAAAGAGCTTGAAATGCCTGGTCTGCCGTTTCCCTATGATTTTGAGCGAGCTGTTGATGACTGGGTGTTCATGTGTTTCTTTGTAGGTAATGATTTCCTACCTCATCTCCCATCCTTAGAGATCAGAGAAGGAGCAATAGACAGATTAGTTAATTTATACAAGAAAGCTGTGTATAAAACTGGTGGCTTTGTAACAGATAGTGGTGCTGTCAATTTAGATAGGGTTCAACTTATCCTAACTGATCTTGGTTATGTTGAAgatgagatttttaaaaatcgtcAACAAACAGAACTCCGATTTCGAGAGCGAAATAAGatgacaaaaagaagaaaaaagatgcaAGAAATGAGGAGTTTAAGTTATGAAAAAGTCAATCACTTTGAAATGGTAGAAGTTTCAGATGAAGAAGAACCCCCGGATGAAGTTAAACTTTGGGAAGAAGGTTTCAAAGACAGATACTATGAATCGAAATTCGATGTTGACTCCAAGAATGATGCGTTCCGCAGGAATGTTGCAGCAGAATATGTGAAAGGACTTTGTTGGGTTTTAAAGTACTACTATCAAGGTTGCGCCTCATGGGGTTGGTATTTTCCTTACCACTATGCACCTTTTGCATCAGACTTTGTCGATATCAGATCAGTAGACATCAATTTTCCGAAAGATACAAAACCATTCAAGCCTTTAGAGCAACTCATGGGTGTTTTTCCTGCCGCTAGTAGTTCACATGTACCTTCCCCGTGGGCAAAATTAATGAGTGATCCTGACTCACCAATAATTGACTTctatcccattgatttcaaaatagaTCTCAATGGCAAAAAGTTTGCATGGCAAGGAGTAGCTCTTCTACCTTTTGTTGATGAAGGTCGACTGCATAAAGCGCTTGAACCCTATTATGATTCCTTAACCGTTGAAGAGAAAATGAGAAATGTTAGAGGTGATGATCGTCTGTATGTAGGAGAGGCTAATGCAGCGCACAGTTATATCAAAGGATTGTATGAAAAAAGCTCAAATTTCAACACTGAATCAGATGTTTTAAATGAAGGGATGAGAGGCAAAGTCCTACTATGTGACATTAATGTAAAACAAGGAGCCTCCCTGATATCTCCTGTCGCTGGATTAGCTGTTGTTCGAAGGAATTCAGTTTTTTGTGCAAGATACCGAGACCCTAAGTACCCAGATAGCTTTATCTTCCCTGCCCGCAAGTTAACTGGTGCTGAAGATCCTCCAAAGGTGCTGAAGCCAGAGAATTTTGATCGATCAATGAATTGGAAACCACAGATAGGCATGGCACCAGCCAGACAACAAGCCTATCTGGGCAGCGGAGGTCACAGAATGATGAACTTCCACGGGCCAAGGCCATCTGGTCAATACAGTGCGGTCCCTCCCCCGGCAGCTGCACATGGAAGTGGTAATTACCAGCGCAAGCGACCCTATTCCAATTGGAATGATGGTAATTCAAGAAACTACGAACAAAGACCAAATTATGGAAGAGGTAATAACAGTTCAAGCTATAGAGGGCATCAAAACTACTACACGACTCCTCAAGGAGCTCAAAGCAGTAGCTCTTCCGATCATAGACCCAACTCAAATTATGGTAGGTCATTCTCTGGCAACAGTCATCAAAGAGGATTTGGTGGGCCATCAAACGATTACCGCGGAAATTATGGAAATAATACTAGTTTTAATCAAAATCAGCGGTCCACCTCCAGTCATTACCCTGGTTCAAGTGATCATCATACCCAAGGACGGAATCATAACCAATCTTCTGGGTTCCAATATCGTCCTTACGATCCCTCAAGTGGAGGGCCTCGACCACCAGGGCCCAATGCTGGCAAAAGACCCCGCCATTG gtaa